A single region of the Anticarsia gemmatalis isolate Benzon Research Colony breed Stoneville strain chromosome 19, ilAntGemm2 primary, whole genome shotgun sequence genome encodes:
- the Sptz gene encoding zinc finger FYVE-type containing 26 spastizin, with protein MKEEELMYIVKLLDKLTAEIYDEIIQIYYDLEESKPCQEFSNETLEFFKSNLKLNPVTTVTILSYIQQHASKDDPNIDKIQVLYLDCLKNELNESNSIDRLITLISLVRWNNNFMPQFINQILQHISEESFKQYRKQILLSLIPHEKPELLHVTSDFIQKNEPQREFRLTPEYMLELCYQDRTHWLLKAAQVYKQQLHDMKNVTFKINNFTKQILIMVLIDLTNSPETFDLTSLVHQLSNIFSILDTYTTADDQLQFYITEVKRELTIIKFCLENNCKIMTTSIFSQVLAQSALAVISQVCRLSKVDRYKVSRLLNTNNDFIGELKMLKNKANNRSIEKCGSHWDVMTYNSYCAITKIIDTIVNSSEGVEDSQDTVSSLDELKRLVLSIQPLQSCIEVIENIFSCLFLRYEYFSCHEHSQDFPCGAHSDCSYFYSKKQTKNSKSSGSSNAGFMCNSYTTQLVLNTLKLCLEKLEEKQEAEDGEQEISIRLKKLVKVVNHSIWKLQLVSTLSPDTSPLPLKLCLDYVEVDESSEDEARELDLKAFRKKPKTRRRNNNAKHEDQVMFASTVSDETYTSKKGNSIDFISIMLAKPTSLVALALYHNDFSKANQILEMFDLADSEIATEVTFTEQLRNLIAKIKNIIYYRDDTRYPTKELSALSVVSTEVMGLVEGFLASNRAPNSFDIIELGARHPHLQLYNHQNAPFINAVDILLSSGLNREITYGLINVVERKLAEVRSCTDIAAVKKTNYIRFVEDIASVTFEIFGNTEKSFNFIDNICGLITDCRIPIKHKEFCKLNQLSKELRQSCEDLVDIVNPKESVELDANLLQRYHQIYMNVVAASDKDLCNICEVSRQGSKKARTPYLRMCYMYCKTVSQLEQEENRSNEAGTDVPYFSVLERQLHDIFGNMINNKEIPVTNLEPICKKLNVNLIPKLILNFCPSITLSGPQKEASEENFNNLLHVVYDFKNPEENLFLDPVTNFAPLPRSPDPQCLTYVVMHNWVLAHIIKKIHTSPNDNSLQQSMDARTKCLNNYMELERFNCTKHLFGNNKYLASLHTTVDLDKLFLFMPQLIESGKILKCLNIIDFLSERQLMCSANLSNLRDLILFKLATNPKIPNNSKYCQYLKCPELKMDLILNNLSVWPAEGALEVLDYLRFLLNQDLLDERLYERCSDWIVKIPLYDQIAAIMGSNHWYNIYERSIENPESVIEVLMDSQQFKLCLEWADAHEVSDNMKNLIVMNLLRQMFEYTNQATPTLVHELLLRLPTSQAMDLIQDEMSKVRNVEILQVCVDFISENSFDWKAFENIKLGLQIMLEIDPNWRHMFWDLIENPLLMIEQFLMNAKLDVLANIINKIAPNLKKDPSGDNLYYNIKSIESLVISRNAVDALLRFYAEKALDMKNPRNVCPAPPKPSDDSLLQSIDSINIEAANKPFVMPEQVPSKEQWAEDYSADRCMLCRTSIFSMIIRRHHCRRCGRLCCHACSRHRMQVPTYPSGVKFRVCDDCYTQTMNRKANSDHDNMMLSSNSDSAGSGVTCMDWCLSTNAKRNDAVRNEFSFEFTPNVTLCLSIMKMHSINLDYPRFLLDRSDEVARELSSGGDARLLVRARRSLLLAAAELYSRTPQESRGVVVAETGALHAARCLAHADAMATLVTHQAHHLVPQQGAHPSQIVRSLLEAEKWELALEIATKSGLPRNSVLAAWGKACLKAGCFKQAREKFAHCFKNTLNVCAEVTEDCEYGREASESQIFNRRLQSMRYSERTSSMSSVQSDGRPRSNPPLLNEIVSMLEDMNYPVNQQLLNKAESIKSTNEKLTTMNTNKKKIQLTEPALNIMHTLASVKKIKQGDYSDFQTAIVQPKKSITQGLLRRNNNHNEPKVDHQHKRLDPFFYKECVFYLTNYGSHVANIAFYMKHSNLSEVIRYCYDNLVDKETFTDSVYMECLKKDKVNDLLKAMSDIDSTLDMWAEYIMHICRTLEMSKRLEALYAVQCGSAQHARAAATCALLYARPAPAAAPPFAALLTRHHHLTAALHHLSHCVPRPVKTSDTRSFHFNLDKVTIDNLMTTITRQIELTKFLAACEANGRLTEKVLNEAIPIQGARKESDFRPPTLFGSNTDKIRLVAVVLASGPTIEVGFELAFKIITEHKLDSMNIYIHVARFLVHADRFMEVKILAKCIRASKETAASLMSDQVLESGVSAVVARCESRGQLYDEQAEILIADIHSVTIKISCYLVCRNVSSAYILAARHDRTNDLRRVLQEAERLGNEQVRNACLKRLTSKNVL; from the exons atgaagGAAGAGGAATTAATGTATATAGTAAAACTGCTTGATAAATTGACTGCTGAAATATATGAT gaaatcatacaaatatattatgactTAGAAGAATCAAAACCCTGTCAAGAATTTAGTAATGAAACATTGGaatttttcaaaagtaatttaaaacttaatccAGTTACGACAGTGACTATACTGTCATACATACAACAACATGCTTCAAAAGATGACCCAAACATAGACAAAATACAAGTGCTATATCTAGACTGTTTGAAAAATGAACTGAATGAGTCCAACTCTATTGACAGACTTATAACACTGATATCATTAGTGAGATGGAACAACAATTTCATGCCTCAGTTCATAAACCAAATACTGCAACATATTTCTGAAGAAAGTTTTAAACAGTATAGAAAGCAGATTTTGCTTAGTCTCATTCCTCATGAGAAGCCAGAGTTGCTGCATGTCACTTCAGACTTTATCCAGAAGAATGAACCACAGAGAGAATTCAGGTTGACACCAGAGTATATGCTAGAACTATGCTACCAGGACAGAACACACTGGCTGTTGAAAGCAGCACAGGTTTACAAACAACAACTCCATGACATGAAAAATGTAACATTCAAGatcaataattttacaaaacagaTACTTATTATGGTGCTTATTGATCTCACCAACAGTCCTGAAACCTTTGATCTGACCTCTCTTGTGCACCAGCTTAGCAACATATTCTCCATTCTCGACACATACACTACTGCTGATGACCAACTACAGTTCTACATAACTGAAGTAAAGAGAGAATTgactattataaagttttgtttagaAAACAATTGTAAAATTATGACAACTTCTATATTCAGTCAAGTTTTGGCACAGAGTGCTCTAGCTGTGATATCTCAAGTGTGTAGGCTTTCGAAAGTAGATAGGTATAAAGTTTCTAgacttttaaatacaaacaatgaTTTTATTGGTGAGctgaaaatgttgaaaaacaAAGCCAATAATAGAAGTATCGAAAAATGTGGCTCCCATTGGGACGTAATGACTTACAACAGTTACTGTGCAATTACGAAAATAATTGATACAATAGTCAACTCATCTGAAGGAGTTGAAGATTCACAGGACACTGTGTCATCTTTAGATGAACTAAAACGTCTGGTTTTATCAATACAACCTCTACAGAGCTGCATAGAAgtcatagaaaatatattttcatgtcTTTTCCTACGatatgaatatttttcgtgTCACGAACATAGCCAAGATTTTCCATGTGGTGCCCATTCTGATTGTTCATACTTCTATTCTAAGAAGCAGACTAAGAATTCAAAAAGTAGTGGCAGTAGCAATGCAGGGTTCATGTGTAATTCTTATACGACACAATTGGTGTTGAACactttaaaattgtgtttggaGAAGTTGGAAGAAAAACAGGAAGCAGAGGATGGGGAGCAGGAGATTTCCATAAGACTGAAGAAGCTGGTGAAAGTGGTGAACCACTCTATATGGAAGCTACAATTAGTGTCGACTCTCTCCCCTGACACTAGTCCGTTGCCGCTGAAGCTGTGTTTAGATTACGTAGAAGTAGACGAGAGCAGCGAGGACGAAGCCCGAGAGTTGGACTTGAAAGCTTTTAGGAAAAAGCCAAAAACTAGGAGGAGAAATAATAATGCTAAACATGAAGATCAAGTTATGTTTGCGTCTACCGTTTCAGACGAAA cGTACACATCGAAGAAAGGCAACAGCATCGACTTCATATCTATAATGCTGGCGAAACCGACAAGCCTCGTTGCGTTGGCGCTTTACCATAATGACTTCTCCAAAGCTAACCAGATTTTAGAG ATGTTCGATCTGGCTGACTCCGAAATCGCTACAGAAGTAACATTTACGGAGCAACTGCGTAACTTAATAGCTAAGAttaagaacataatatattatagagaTGACACGCGGTACCCGACCAAAGAACTGTCCGCTCTCTCCGTCGTGTCTACAGAAGTAATGGGCCTTGTTGAAGGGTTCCTAGCCTCCAATAGGGCACCAAACTCATTTGATATCATAGAGCTTGGTGCTCGCCACCCACACCTTCAACTGTACAATCACCAAAACGCTCCGTTCATCAACGCAGTCGACATATTACTAAGCAGTGGCCTCAATAGAGAAATCACCTATGGCCTAATAAACGTTGTCGAACGAAAACTTGCCGAAGTAAGGAGCTGCACCGATATAGCAGCAGTCAAGAAGACAAATTACATTCGCTTTGTTGAAGACATTGCTAGTGTCACGTTTGAAATCTTCGGAAATACTGAAAAATCTTTTAACTTTATCGACAATATCTGTGGACTGATTACTGACTGTCGTATTCCTATAAAACACAAAGAGTTTTGTAAATTGAACCAGCTGTCGAAGGAATTGAGGCAGTCGTGCGAAGACTTAGTAGATATAGTCAATCCAAAAGAATCTGTGGAACTAGATGCTAATTTGCTGCAGAGATATCATCAGATTTATATGAACGTAGTTGCTGCTTCAGACAAAGACCTGTGTAATATTTGTGAAGTGTCTCGTCAGGGCAGTAAAAAGGCCAGAACACCTTACTTAAGAATGTGTTACATGTACTGTAAGACAGTGTCTCAATTAGAACAAGAGGAAAATCGTTCCAATGAAGCTGGCACCGATGTTCCTTACTTCTCCGTGTTAGAGAGACAACTCCATGACATTTTTGGAAACATGATCAACAATAAAGAAATACCAGTTACGAATTTGGAACCTATCTGTAAAAAGTTAAATGTGAATCTGATACCAAAACTTATTCTGAACTTTTGTCCTTCGATCACTTTGTCTGGTCCTCAGAAGGAGGCTAGCGAAGAGAACTTTAATAACTTGCTTCACGTCGTTTATGACTTTAAGAATCCTGAAGAAAATTTGTTCTTGGATCCTGTGACTAACTTCGCTCCTTTACCGCGGTCACCTGACCCGCAATGTCTTACTTATGTAGTTATGCATAATTGGGTGTTAGCTCATATCATAAAGAAAATCCACACGTCTCCTAATGACAATAGCTTGCAACAGAGTATGGATGCTAGGACGAAATGCTTGAACAACTATATGGAGTTGGAACGGTTCAATTGTACCAAACATTTGTTTGGCAACAACAAGTACTTAGCTTCACTTCACACGACCGTCGATCTTGATAAACTGTTTTTGTTCATGCCGCAACTGATTGAATCTGGCAAAATTCTTAAATGCTTGaacattattgattttttatcaGAGCGTCAATTGATGTGTAGTGCGAATTTGTCCAATTTGAGAGACTTGATTCTATTCAAACTTGCGACTAATCCTAAAATACCCAATAATTCTAAATATTGCCAGTATCTCAAATGCCCTGAATTGAAAATGGACCTAATTCTTAATAATTTGAGCGTGTGGCCAGCGGAAGGTGCTTTAGAAGTTCTAGATTATCTTCGTTTTCTGCTGAACCAAGATCTTTTAGATGAAAGATTATATGAGAGGTGCTCCGATTGGATTGTGAAAATACCTTTGTACGATCAG aTAGCTGCTATAATGGGGTCTAATCACTGGTATAACATTTACGAGAGATCTATTGAAAATCCCGAAAGCGTTATCGAAGTTCTCATGGACAGTCAACAG tttaagCTGTGCCTAGAATGGGCAGACGCACACGAAGTTTCAGACAACATGAAGAATCTAATCGTTATGAATCTACTGAGACAAATGTTTGAGTATACAAACCAAGCAACACCCACCTTAGTTCACGAGCTTCTGCTACGACTCCCTACTTCACAAGCAATGGATCTCATACAAGACGAAATGTCCAAAGTCCGCAACGTAGAAATATTACAAGTTTGCGTAGACTTTATATCAGAAAACTCCTTCGATTGGAAGGCgtttgaaaatataaagttaGGCCTTCAGATAATGCTCGAAATTGACCCAAACTGGCGGCATATGTTTTGGGATTTGATAGAGAACCCGCTGTTAATGATCGAGCAGTTCCTAATGAACGCAAAGTTAGACGTGCTAGCTAACATCATAAACAAAATCGCTCCAAATCTGAAAAAAGATCCGAGCGGCGACAATCTCTATTACAACATTAAATCGAttgaaagtttagtaatatcCAGAAACGCAGTAGACGCACTTCTAAGATTTTACGCCGAGAAAGCTTTAGACATGAAAAATCCTAGAAACGTATGTCCTGCACCACCGAAACCTTCCGATGATTCATTGTTACAGTCAATAGATTCTATTAATATCGAGGCGGCGAATAAGCCTTTTGTGATGCCAGAACAAGTGCCGAGTAAGGAACAATGGGCGGAGGACTATTCGGCAGACAGATGCATGTTATGCCGTACGTCTATCTTCTCTATGATAATTCGTAGACATCACTGTCGACGATGCGGCCGGCTCTGTTGCCATGCATGTTCGAGACACAGGATGCAAGTACCTACATACCCTAGCGGAGTAAAGTTCCGTGTTTGTGATGACTGTTACACTCAAACAATGAATCGTAAAGCGAACTCAGACCATGATAATATGATGCTCAGTAGTAACTCCGACTCGGCGGGCAGCGGGGTCACTTGCATGGACTGGTGCTTGTCTACCAATGCTAAAAGGAATGACGCAGTTAGAAACGAGTTTAGTTTCGAGTTTACACCCAATGTTACGTTATGTTTATCTATTATGAAGATGCATTCTATTAATTTGGACTATCCAAG GTTTCTTCTGGATCGTAGCGACGAGGTAGCACGTGAGTTGTCCAGCGGCGGTGATGCGCGACTTCTAGTGCGAGCTCGTCGGTCGCTACTGCTCGCCGCTGCTGAATTGTACTCTAGGACTCCGCAAGAATCTAG GGGCGTGGTGGTGGCGGAGACGGGCGCGCTGCACGCGGCGCGGTGCCTGGCGCACGCGGACGCCATGGCCACGCTCGTCACGCACCAGGCGCACCACCTCGTGCCGCAGCAGGGCGCGCACCCCA GTCAAATAGTAAGATCTCTATTAGAAGCCGAGAAATGGGAACTAGCATTGGAAATAGCGACGAAATCCGGACTCCCTAGGAACAGTGTCTTAGCGGCTTGGGGCAAGGCATGTCTCAAAGCGGGCTGTTTCAAACAAGCTCGCGAGAAATTCGCACATTGTTTCAAGAACACTTTGAACGTATGCGCCGAAGTAACTGAAGATTGTGAATACGGGAGGGAGGCGTCAGAATCTCAGATCTTTAACAGAAGACTGCAAAGTATGAGGTATTCAGAGCGAACGAGTTCAATGTCCAGTGTACAGTCGGATGGACGGCCTCGGTCCAATCCTCCGTTGTTGAACGAAATCGTCAGCATGCTTGAAGATATGAACTACCCTGTTAACCAACAGCTGTTGAACAAAGCAGAATCTATTAAG TCAACAAACGAGAAACTAACAACAATGAACACGAATAAAAAGAAGATCCAGTTGACCGAACCGGCGTTAAACATAATGCATACTCTAGCCAGTGTAAAAAAGATTAAGCAAGGAGACTACAGTGACTTCCAAACTGCCATCGTACAACCAAAGAAAAGCATAACACAAGGCTTACTTAGACGAAATAACAATCATAATGAACCAAAAGTAGACCATCAACATAAAAGACTAGACCCTTTCTTTTATAAAGAgtgtgtgttttatttaactaattatgGTTCTCACGTAGCTAATATAGCGTTTTATATGAAGCATAGTAACCTCAGTGAAGTGATCCGGTACTGTTATGATAACTTAGTGGATAAGGAAACGTTCACCGACTCTGTTTATATGGAGTGCTTGAAGAAGGACAAAGTGAATGATCTGCTGAAAGCTATGAGCGATATCGACAGCACATTGGATATGTGGGCG GAGTACATAATGCACATCTGCCGCACGCTGGAGATGAGCAAGCGGCTGGAGGCGCTGTACGCGGTGCAGTGCGGGTCGGCGCAGCACGCGCGCGCGGCGGCCACGTGCGCGCTGCTGTACGCCcggcccgcgcccgccgccgcgccgcccttCGCCGCGCTGCTCACGCGCCACCACCACCTCACCGCCGCGCTGCACCACCTGTCCCACTGCGTGCCACGACCTGTCA aaacgAGTGACACGAGATCCTTCCACTTCAACCTGGACAAGGTGACGATAGACAATCTCATGACGACGATCACGCGTCAGATCGAGTTGACGAAGTTCCTGGCGGCGTGCGAAGCGAACGGCAGGCTGACTGAGAAGGTGCTCAACGAAGCCATACCCATACAGGGTGCGAGGAAGGAGTCCGACTTCAGACCTCCCACGCTATTCGGATCGAACACTGATAAAATAAGGCTCGTTGCTGTTGTACTGGCGAGTGGACCAACTATTGAAGTGGGATTCGAACTAGCTTTCAA gatCATAACAGAACATAAGCTGGACTCcatgaatatttatattcacgTAGCAAGATTTTTGGTGCACGCTGATAGATTTATGGAGGTCAAGATATTAGCCAAATGTATAAGAGCATCCAAAGAAACTGCCGCAAG CTTGATGAGCGACCAAGTATTGGAGTCGGGCGTGAGCGCGGTGGTGGCGAGATGCGAGTCGCGAGGACAGCTGTACGACGAACAAGCAGAGATTCTTATAGCAGACATACATAGTGTTACTATTAAG